In Chitinophagales bacterium, one DNA window encodes the following:
- a CDS encoding T9SS type A sorting domain-containing protein, translating into MKYTFSLLIMLAFAAINAVHSIAQAPVIDWQKCLGGSGNDYGYFIQQTAGGGFIIAGIAGSVDGDVTGKHDAEDYWMIRLSSAGNIEWQKTLGGNGYDYAFSVQQTTDGGFIAAGLTTSVDGDVTGNHGSEDAWVVKLDASGNITWQHAYGGSNYDGLFAIQQSGDDGYIAAGYSASADGDVTVNHGDLDCWVIKIDNEGNLQWQKSLGGSMQDRAYSILVIPEDGFMMAGTTASSNGDVTLQHGAEDYWLVKLDNSGNMEWQKTYGGADNDGLHSISQAGENGYVFTGYSGSNSGDVTGNHGSYDYWTVRTDATGNILWQQSLGGSGDDEAWAVSPANDGGFIVAGNSISSDGDVTGNHGSQDYWLVKLSAEGSMEWQGCYGGTDMDNATSAVQTADAGYVLAGSTSSFNGNVAGNHGYTDVWIVRLDAVTGISEPSLTTGSLLVYPNPLSNASTVSFSLKRKSVVELSLYDLTGREIQRLLHENLAAGTHCLLLDKVKQPAGIYLLRLSIDGESLVQKIEVQ; encoded by the coding sequence ATGAAATATACTTTTTCATTGTTGATCATGCTGGCTTTTGCAGCGATCAATGCCGTGCATAGTATTGCACAGGCGCCGGTCATTGACTGGCAAAAATGTCTCGGTGGCAGCGGTAATGACTATGGATACTTTATTCAACAAACAGCCGGCGGTGGATTTATCATCGCCGGAATAGCCGGTTCTGTGGATGGTGATGTAACCGGCAAGCACGATGCCGAGGATTACTGGATGATAAGGCTTTCTTCCGCAGGCAATATCGAATGGCAAAAAACACTGGGAGGTAACGGATATGACTATGCATTTTCAGTTCAGCAGACAACGGACGGTGGATTTATAGCGGCCGGCCTTACCACATCCGTTGATGGTGATGTAACAGGCAATCATGGATCTGAAGATGCATGGGTGGTAAAACTGGATGCTTCCGGTAACATCACCTGGCAACATGCATATGGTGGCAGCAACTATGATGGACTGTTTGCCATTCAGCAATCGGGCGATGACGGTTACATTGCTGCCGGCTATTCAGCTTCAGCTGATGGTGATGTTACCGTGAATCATGGTGACCTGGATTGCTGGGTTATTAAAATTGACAACGAAGGCAACCTGCAATGGCAAAAAAGCCTGGGCGGCAGCATGCAGGATAGGGCCTACTCAATTCTTGTAATTCCCGAAGATGGTTTTATGATGGCCGGCACTACCGCATCATCCAATGGTGATGTAACCCTGCAACACGGTGCAGAAGATTACTGGCTGGTGAAACTCGATAACAGCGGCAATATGGAATGGCAGAAAACTTATGGCGGTGCGGACAACGATGGCTTGCATTCCATCAGCCAGGCCGGTGAAAATGGATATGTCTTCACCGGCTATTCCGGATCGAACAGTGGTGATGTAACCGGGAATCACGGATCCTACGACTACTGGACGGTACGCACCGATGCAACCGGCAATATTTTATGGCAACAATCGCTCGGCGGCAGCGGAGATGACGAAGCATGGGCTGTAAGTCCGGCAAATGATGGCGGATTTATCGTTGCAGGCAATTCCATTTCCAGTGATGGCGATGTTACAGGGAATCACGGCTCACAGGATTACTGGCTGGTGAAGTTATCAGCAGAAGGCAGTATGGAGTGGCAAGGTTGCTATGGCGGAACCGATATGGATAATGCAACTTCCGCTGTGCAAACCGCTGATGCCGGCTATGTGCTGGCAGGATCAACTTCATCATTCAACGGTAATGTTGCAGGCAATCATGGCTACACTGATGTCTGGATCGTACGGCTTGACGCTGTAACCGGTATCAGTGAGCCATCTTTAACGACCGGCAGCCTGCTGGTGTATCCCAATCCACTCAGTAATGCGTCCACCGTTTCATTTTCCCTGAAAAGGAAGAGCGTGGTGGAATTGTCGCTTTATGACTTAACAGGTAGAGAAATTCAACGGTTACTGCATGAAAATTTAGCTGCAGGCACACACTGCCTGCTCCTTGATAAAGTGAAACAGCCCGCAGGAATTTACCTGTTGCGGCTGAGTATTGATGGTGAATCATTGGTTCAAAAAATTGAAGTTCAATAA
- a CDS encoding cupin domain-containing protein, producing the protein MAFKNKQISNPKTGQDIKFLQTAKDTDGKMLEMEATYNSHSKEPAAHYHPFQVEDFTVLSGQLTVRMDGQLKILIQGDTLHIPINKVHSMWNDTDGKTIVNWKVQPAMDTDNLLETATGLAIDGKTNDDGMPNILQVALMANKYSDVFRLSKPPFAVQKILFIILTPFSYLFGYRPTYKKYLD; encoded by the coding sequence ATGGCTTTTAAGAACAAACAAATCAGTAATCCAAAAACAGGACAGGACATTAAGTTTCTGCAAACTGCTAAAGACACTGATGGAAAAATGTTAGAGATGGAGGCAACGTACAATTCTCACTCTAAAGAACCTGCGGCACACTATCATCCATTCCAGGTTGAGGATTTCACAGTTTTATCAGGACAACTAACGGTTCGTATGGACGGACAACTAAAGATTTTAATACAAGGTGACACTTTGCATATTCCAATAAACAAAGTTCACTCGATGTGGAACGACACAGATGGAAAGACGATAGTAAATTGGAAAGTTCAGCCGGCAATGGACACCGACAACTTATTAGAAACGGCAACCGGACTTGCAATAGATGGCAAGACAAATGACGATGGAATGCCAAACATTTTACAAGTTGCATTAATGGCAAATAAATATTCCGATGTGTTCCGACTTTCTAAGCCACCCTTTGCAGTTCAAAAAATTCTGTTCATTATCCTGACACCATTTTCATATTTATTCGGTTACAGACCTACTTACAAAAAATATCTTGACTGA